A window of Aliarcobacter trophiarum LMG 25534 contains these coding sequences:
- the thrC gene encoding threonine synthase produces MSFVETRGNDGIKPIEVSFSEAILNPSSSFGGLYVPKTLPNLGEDFIEKYLNKSYKELAFDILKAFKIDIDDNEIQKALDLYDNFDNPNNPSPVVKVKDDLYVNEQYHGPTRAFKDMALQPFGSIFSSIAQKKDEKYLILAATSGDTGPAALDTFRDKKNIEVVCLYPDGGTSDVQRLQMVCDSGKNLKVLGIKGNFDDAQNALKNLLASNSFKEELKKENINLSAANSVNFGRIIFQIIYHFWSYLELVRQNAIKNGEKIYLIVPSGNFGNVLGAYYAQKMGLQIEKLLVASNENNILTEWINTGIYDIREKSLKLTKSPAMDILKSSNIERVIYDLFGSARTKELMEDLNKNSRFEMSKDETKELQKYFSATFSNDIFGKKTIKEFLDNGYLMDPHTATCIKAYNDLRNKVLKTVIYSTAEWTKFSPTVLNSLNENSTKYSDKEALDEISSKFGANLPNSIKKLFSSQIVHDSIIEKENIESEIIKFIRKS; encoded by the coding sequence ATGAGTTTTGTAGAGACAAGAGGAAATGATGGAATTAAACCTATTGAAGTTTCATTTAGTGAAGCTATTTTAAATCCAAGTAGCTCTTTTGGTGGGCTTTATGTACCAAAAACTTTACCAAATCTAGGTGAAGATTTTATAGAAAAGTATTTAAATAAAAGCTATAAAGAGTTAGCATTTGATATCTTAAAAGCATTTAAAATTGATATCGATGATAATGAAATTCAAAAAGCACTAGATTTATATGATAATTTTGATAATCCAAATAACCCAAGCCCAGTAGTAAAAGTAAAAGATGATTTATATGTAAATGAACAATATCATGGTCCAACAAGAGCCTTTAAAGACATGGCACTTCAACCATTTGGAAGTATATTTAGCTCTATTGCTCAAAAAAAAGATGAGAAATATTTAATTCTTGCAGCAACAAGCGGAGATACTGGACCAGCTGCTTTAGATACATTTAGAGATAAAAAAAACATAGAAGTTGTTTGTCTATATCCAGATGGTGGAACAAGTGATGTTCAAAGACTACAAATGGTTTGCGATAGTGGAAAAAACTTAAAAGTTTTAGGAATAAAAGGAAACTTTGATGATGCACAAAATGCTTTGAAAAATCTTTTAGCTTCAAATAGTTTTAAAGAAGAGTTGAAAAAAGAGAATATTAATCTTAGTGCAGCAAATAGTGTAAACTTTGGAAGAATTATTTTTCAAATTATCTACCATTTTTGGTCATACTTAGAGTTAGTTAGACAAAATGCTATTAAAAATGGAGAAAAAATCTATTTAATAGTTCCTAGTGGAAATTTTGGAAATGTTTTAGGAGCTTATTATGCACAAAAAATGGGTTTACAAATAGAGAAACTTTTAGTTGCTTCAAATGAGAATAATATATTAACAGAGTGGATAAATACTGGTATTTACGATATTAGAGAAAAGAGTCTAAAATTAACAAAATCTCCAGCTATGGATATCTTAAAATCTTCAAATATTGAAAGAGTTATTTATGACCTTTTTGGAAGTGCTAGAACAAAAGAGTTAATGGAAGATTTAAACAAAAACAGTAGATTTGAAATGAGCAAGGATGAGACAAAAGAGTTGCAGAAATATTTTAGTGCTACTTTTAGTAACGATATATTTGGTAAAAAAACTATAAAAGAGTTTTTAGATAATGGCTATTTGATGGATCCACACACAGCGACTTGTATAAAAGCATATAATGATTTAAGAAACAAAGTTCTTAAAACTGTTATTTATTCAACTGCTGAATGGACAAAATTTTCTCCAACAGTTTTAAATTCACTAAATGAAAATAGTACAAAATATAGTGATAAAGAGGCATTAGATGAGATTAGTTCTAAATTTGGAGCAAATTTACCAAATAGTATAAAAAAACTATTTTCATCACAAATTGTACATGATTCAATTATAGAGAAAGAAAATATTGAATCAGAAATTATTAAGTTTATTAGAAAGTCATAA
- a CDS encoding Rieske 2Fe-2S domain-containing protein, which translates to MSNNTNRRDFIGYSFAAVAAVGGAASLYGMKQVWDPLPSVLAGGFTTIDLTALKAGEPETFTWRGKPIFVLKKSSDMDDSTRDLIVGSDRYTVAIGLCTHLGCIPAWKKGTWKCACHGGEFDASGHQTFGPPPRPLDLPPFEVKENTIVLGNEGPEYQKIAQTLKA; encoded by the coding sequence ATGTCTAATAATACAAATAGACGAGATTTTATTGGCTACTCATTTGCAGCAGTTGCTGCAGTTGGAGGAGCCGCATCTTTGTATGGTATGAAGCAGGTATGGGATCCACTTCCTAGCGTTCTAGCTGGTGGATTTACAACTATTGATTTAACTGCATTAAAAGCAGGAGAACCAGAGACTTTTACATGGAGGGGTAAACCTATCTTTGTTTTAAAGAAAAGTAGTGATATGGATGATAGTACTAGAGACTTAATAGTAGGAAGCGATAGATATACTGTTGCAATTGGTCTTTGTACACATCTAGGGTGTATTCCAGCTTGGAAAAAAGGTACATGGAAATGCGCCTGTCATGGTGGAGAATTCGATGCAAGTGGTCATCAAACTTTTGGACCACCACCTAGACCTCTTGATTTACCTCCATTTGAAGTAAAAGAGAATACGATTGTTCTAGGAAACGAAGGACCTGAGTATCAAAAAATTGCACAAACACTAAAAGCATAA
- a CDS encoding cytochrome b, giving the protein MAQFEKANSVGEWLDQRLNIKTFNKVMMTEYWIPKDINFLWAMGVLLATTFGILIISGLFLMMYYKPDIKLAFDSVNYTIMQEVAFGWLFRHIHGVAASVVFLIIYIHMLTGIYYGSYKQGREMIWISGMLLFVTFSAAGFSGYMLPWGQMSYWAAMVITNLFGGVPVIGDALVVWIRGDFNVADATLTRFFMLHVFLLPIVIMGLIGLHFYTLRIPHVNNQSSEDIDFDAEAEKYLSGNKKESKVIPFWPIFISKDLAVLGVFLIFYFYLVFFHYSFAMDPVNFDPADPMVTPAHIYPEWYFLWSYEVLRGFFFDIAGIKAFDIGLIAFAFANGIFFVLPWLDRDSKILPAHKRPLFFIWFWLLVVDLIVLTVYGKLPPTGTNAWVGFFAAVAFILLFVLLPVITKLDQKRRG; this is encoded by the coding sequence ATGGCACAATTTGAAAAAGCTAACTCTGTTGGCGAGTGGTTAGACCAAAGATTAAATATTAAAACATTTAATAAGGTTATGATGACTGAATATTGGATTCCAAAAGATATTAATTTCCTATGGGCAATGGGTGTATTACTTGCGACTACATTTGGTATTTTAATTATCTCTGGACTATTTTTAATGATGTACTACAAACCAGATATTAAACTTGCATTTGATAGTGTAAACTATACAATTATGCAAGAAGTTGCATTTGGTTGGTTATTTAGACATATTCATGGTGTTGCAGCATCAGTTGTTTTCTTGATTATCTATATTCATATGCTTACTGGAATTTATTATGGTTCATATAAGCAAGGAAGAGAGATGATTTGGATCTCAGGAATGTTACTATTTGTTACATTTAGTGCTGCTGGTTTCTCTGGTTATATGCTTCCTTGGGGACAAATGTCTTATTGGGCTGCTATGGTTATTACAAACTTATTTGGTGGAGTTCCTGTTATTGGAGATGCACTAGTTGTTTGGATTAGAGGAGATTTTAATGTTGCTGATGCAACACTTACAAGATTCTTTATGCTTCATGTATTCTTACTTCCAATAGTTATTATGGGTCTTATTGGTTTACACTTCTACACATTAAGAATTCCTCACGTAAATAATCAATCTTCTGAAGATATTGATTTTGATGCTGAAGCTGAAAAATATTTAAGTGGAAACAAAAAAGAGTCAAAAGTTATTCCTTTCTGGCCTATCTTTATCTCAAAAGATTTAGCAGTTCTTGGAGTATTCCTAATATTCTATTTCTATTTAGTATTCTTCCATTATAGCTTTGCGATGGATCCAGTAAACTTTGATCCAGCAGATCCAATGGTAACACCTGCTCATATCTACCCTGAGTGGTATTTCTTATGGTCATATGAAGTATTAAGAGGTTTCTTCTTTGATATTGCAGGAATTAAAGCATTTGATATTGGTCTAATAGCATTTGCATTTGCGAATGGTATATTCTTTGTTTTACCTTGGCTAGATAGAGATAGCAAAATTTTACCAGCTCACAAAAGACCACTATTTTTTATTTGGTTCTGGTTATTAGTTGTAGATTTAATAGTATTAACTGTTTATGGAAAACTCCCTCCAACAGGTACAAATGCTTGGGTAGGTTTCTTTGCTGCAGTAGCATTTATACTACTATTTGTTCTACTTCCAGTTATTACAAAACTTGATCAAAAAAGAAGAGGATAA
- a CDS encoding c-type cytochrome, with protein sequence MRELKILAVVVVLTLITYWGVEPFAHSQMHPQVDPVNYNFEEADRATSKEAVEKATKALAEAEKKADEKAIKGAKTDLEAAQTFEKTINEFWDANKEAIAATPNVANGEALVTANCTACHSIESKGFPKIMDDATAAGAYGVSTPDLGSSGKIYSKEYLVAFIKNPALGSKVSHKFTDGRVHPMPAYELMNTPQEIADMVAYLQSIAPKEMTNKEVFVDACQRCHGLKYADMQKRTMGAFSPADDITKYMGKLPPDLSQYIISRGEDSLGKFINDPQKLLEGTAMPRVGLNQESQAQVIKYLEEVGDSKKAQREELGPKFLIYLVIFAIFAFLWKASQWRDIH encoded by the coding sequence ATGAGAGAATTAAAAATTTTAGCAGTAGTAGTAGTATTAACTCTTATTACTTACTGGGGAGTTGAGCCATTTGCTCACTCACAAATGCATCCACAAGTTGATCCTGTAAACTACAACTTTGAAGAAGCTGATAGAGCTACTTCAAAAGAGGCAGTTGAAAAGGCTACTAAAGCTTTAGCTGAAGCTGAAAAAAAAGCAGATGAAAAAGCTATAAAAGGTGCAAAAACTGATTTAGAAGCAGCTCAAACTTTTGAAAAAACTATAAATGAGTTTTGGGATGCAAATAAAGAAGCAATAGCAGCAACACCAAATGTTGCAAATGGTGAAGCATTAGTAACAGCAAACTGTACAGCTTGTCATAGTATTGAATCAAAAGGTTTTCCAAAAATTATGGATGATGCAACAGCAGCTGGTGCTTATGGTGTTTCAACTCCTGATTTAGGAAGTTCTGGAAAAATATATTCAAAAGAGTACTTAGTAGCATTTATTAAAAATCCAGCTTTAGGTTCAAAGGTTTCTCATAAGTTTACAGATGGAAGAGTTCATCCAATGCCAGCTTATGAACTAATGAACACTCCACAAGAGATAGCTGATATGGTTGCTTACTTACAATCAATTGCTCCAAAAGAGATGACAAATAAAGAGGTATTTGTTGATGCTTGTCAAAGATGTCATGGTTTAAAATATGCTGATATGCAAAAAAGAACTATGGGTGCTTTCTCACCAGCTGATGATATTACAAAATATATGGGAAAACTTCCACCTGATTTATCTCAATATATTATTAGTAGAGGAGAGGATTCTTTAGGTAAATTTATAAATGATCCACAAAAACTACTTGAAGGTACAGCAATGCCTAGAGTTGGTTTAAACCAAGAGTCTCAAGCTCAAGTTATAAAATACCTTGAAGAAGTTGGAGATTCTAAAAAAGCACAAAGAGAAGAGTTAGGACCAAAATTCTTAATCTATCTAGTGATTTTTGCAATATTTGCATTCTTATGGAAAGCAAGCCAATGGAGAGATATTCACTAA
- a CDS encoding 16S rRNA (uracil(1498)-N(3))-methyltransferase produces the protein MQYIYDKNAKNEFLKVENENYNYIIKARRHKIGDEIYFRNLEDDILYLYKISQIDKKSLFLTLLKEEKRVVENSKKLHLAWSVVDPKTIYENISSLNELGVDKITFVYSDFSQKNFKINFDKLEKILINSSSQCGRSSIIKLNIYKSIDEFLKDFPDTYILNFSMNMIDTKKDKINTLLIGTEGGFSKREIELFNDSLIVGFDSNLILKSETAIISASAKIIL, from the coding sequence ATGCAGTATATTTATGATAAGAATGCAAAAAATGAGTTTTTAAAAGTTGAAAATGAGAACTATAACTATATAATAAAAGCAAGACGGCATAAAATAGGAGATGAGATATATTTTAGAAATTTAGAAGATGATATTTTATATTTATACAAAATATCTCAAATTGATAAAAAAAGCTTGTTTCTAACTCTTTTAAAAGAAGAAAAAAGAGTTGTTGAAAATAGTAAAAAACTTCATCTTGCTTGGTCTGTTGTTGATCCAAAAACTATTTATGAAAATATCTCTAGCTTAAATGAGCTAGGAGTTGATAAAATTACATTTGTTTATAGTGATTTTTCACAAAAAAATTTTAAAATAAATTTTGATAAACTTGAAAAGATTTTGATAAACTCTTCTTCTCAATGTGGAAGAAGCAGTATTATTAAACTTAATATCTATAAAAGTATAGATGAGTTTTTAAAAGATTTTCCAGATACATATATTTTAAATTTTTCAATGAATATGATTGATACTAAAAAAGATAAAATTAATACTTTACTTATTGGAACTGAAGGGGGTTTTTCTAAAAGAGAGATAGAACTTTTTAATGATAGCCTTATTGTTGGATTTGATTCAAATCTAATACTTAAATCTGAAACTGCTATTATATCTGCTAGTGCAAAGATTATTTTATAA
- the queC gene encoding 7-cyano-7-deazaguanine synthase QueC, with the protein MINNSNNKAVVILSGGMDSTLSSYIAKNSGYELIAVHFNYGQRTENRELIAFRDICKKLNVLNKYEIDIPFFAQIGASALTDKSIDVPVDGLEKGIIPVTYVPFRNGIFLSIASAIAEKENANAIYIGVVQEDSSGYPDCTNSFISSIQNAINEGTKDNTNIKIITPLVNLSKAQIVQEAIKLNVPLELTWSCYKEEESACGVCDSCRLRLNGFKEANQKDPIPYKES; encoded by the coding sequence ATGATTAATAATTCAAATAATAAAGCAGTTGTAATTTTAAGTGGTGGTATGGACTCAACTCTTAGTTCATATATAGCAAAAAATAGTGGTTATGAGCTAATTGCGGTCCATTTTAACTATGGACAAAGAACAGAAAATAGAGAGTTAATAGCATTTAGAGATATTTGCAAAAAGCTAAATGTTTTAAATAAATATGAGATAGATATTCCATTTTTTGCTCAAATTGGTGCTAGTGCATTAACTGATAAGTCAATAGATGTACCAGTAGATGGGCTTGAAAAAGGGATTATACCAGTTACTTATGTTCCTTTTAGGAATGGAATCTTTTTAAGTATTGCTAGTGCAATAGCAGAGAAAGAAAATGCAAATGCTATCTATATCGGAGTTGTACAAGAGGATAGCTCTGGTTATCCTGATTGTACAAATAGTTTTATTAGCTCTATTCAAAATGCAATAAATGAAGGAACAAAAGATAATACAAATATTAAAATTATTACTCCATTAGTTAATCTAAGTAAAGCTCAAATTGTTCAAGAAGCAATAAAACTAAATGTACCTTTAGAACTTACTTGGTCATGTTACAAGGAAGAAGAAAGTGCTTGTGGAGTTTGTGACTCTTGCAGACTCAGATTAAATGGATTTAAAGAGGCAAATCAAAAAGATCCTATACCTTATAAGGAGAGTTAA
- a CDS encoding 6-carboxytetrahydropterin synthase has protein sequence MWEISKEFDFCYGHRVWSQSLNIEFSLDSCLMCRHLHGHQGKVIVYLKSDSLQSGMVTDFKHLNWFKKFLDDIIDHKFILDINDPLFSTLLPNIDKKYLIKFKEGYKTVNLKDYKNELLELYESYIIVDFVPTSENISAWLLKIVQEKMSKLDIKVSKVEFLETPKSKSTFYAGN, from the coding sequence ATGTGGGAAATTTCAAAAGAGTTTGATTTTTGTTATGGACATAGAGTTTGGTCACAATCATTAAATATTGAGTTTTCTCTTGATAGCTGTCTTATGTGTAGACACCTTCACGGTCACCAAGGTAAAGTAATTGTGTATTTAAAATCAGATAGTTTACAAAGTGGAATGGTTACAGATTTTAAACATTTAAATTGGTTTAAAAAGTTTTTAGATGATATTATTGATCATAAATTTATATTAGATATAAATGATCCACTTTTTTCGACTCTTTTACCAAATATTGATAAAAAATATTTAATAAAATTTAAAGAAGGTTATAAAACTGTAAATTTAAAAGATTATAAAAATGAACTTTTAGAGTTGTATGAGAGTTACATTATTGTAGATTTTGTACCTACTAGTGAAAATATATCTGCTTGGCTTCTAAAAATTGTTCAAGAAAAGATGAGTAAATTAGATATAAAAGTATCAAAGGTTGAATTTTTAGAGACTCCAAAAAGTAAAAGTACATTTTATGCTGGAAATTAA
- a CDS encoding 7-carboxy-7-deazaguanine synthase QueE → MLEINEIFGPTIQGEGKLVGNLSIFIRFGKCNFKCVGFNVFYETPSGKKKCACDSYYAVDMEFKDSWRSYENHLEIIHEVDKLLENYSYKNRVDIVITGGEPLLYWNNKEFQNLIKYYIEKNHKLTIETNASLNIDFKEEYQKNILFSMSVKLSNSLEPLKKRVNKTTLTKILENTKESYLKFVIGDDFLENAISEIEDILKDIPKSEVYLMPLGDSSKTIDTNSEKVVNLAIKHGFKYSDRLHIRIWNNKRGV, encoded by the coding sequence ATGCTGGAAATTAATGAGATTTTTGGACCAACAATTCAAGGAGAGGGAAAATTAGTAGGGAACCTCTCCATTTTTATTAGATTTGGTAAATGTAATTTTAAATGTGTAGGTTTTAATGTTTTTTATGAAACACCAAGCGGTAAAAAAAAATGTGCTTGTGACTCTTACTATGCAGTTGATATGGAGTTTAAGGATAGTTGGAGAAGTTACGAAAATCATCTTGAAATAATACATGAAGTTGATAAACTTCTTGAAAATTATTCTTATAAAAATAGAGTTGATATTGTAATAACAGGTGGCGAACCACTTTTATATTGGAATAATAAAGAGTTTCAGAATTTAATTAAATACTATATTGAAAAAAATCATAAACTTACAATCGAGACAAATGCTTCTTTAAATATAGATTTTAAAGAGGAGTATCAAAAAAATATTCTATTTTCAATGAGTGTAAAATTAAGTAACTCTTTAGAACCTCTAAAAAAGAGAGTTAATAAAACTACATTAACAAAAATTTTAGAAAATACAAAAGAGTCTTATCTTAAATTTGTAATTGGTGATGATTTTTTAGAAAATGCAATATCTGAAATTGAAGATATTTTAAAAGATATTCCAAAATCTGAAGTATATCTAATGCCATTAGGTGATAGTTCTAAAACTATTGATACAAACTCTGAAAAAGTTGTAAATCTAGCTATTAAACATGGATTTAAATACTCTGATAGATTACATATTAGAATTTGGAATAATAAAAGAGGAGTTTAA
- the fabG gene encoding 3-oxoacyl-ACP reductase FabG, which translates to MKFSGKNVLITGASKGIGAEIAKNLASYGLKVWINYRSKIEEAEYIKEQIENAGGVAAIIKADVSIEDQFIAAIKTIIESDGELAYLVNNAGITKDKLALKMSVEDFTSVIDANLTSAFIGCREFLKQRGKKGFGSVVNISSIVGEMGNPGQANYSASKGGLNAMTKSFAKEAASRNLRYNAITPGFIQTDMTDLLKDEVKAQYEKNIPLSRFGNPSEIADAVAFLLSDHSSYITGEILKVNGGLYV; encoded by the coding sequence ATGAAATTTAGTGGAAAAAATGTTTTAATAACAGGTGCAAGTAAAGGGATTGGTGCAGAAATTGCAAAAAATTTAGCATCTTATGGCTTAAAAGTTTGGATAAATTATAGAAGTAAAATAGAAGAGGCTGAATATATTAAAGAGCAAATTGAAAATGCTGGAGGAGTAGCTGCAATTATAAAGGCTGATGTTTCTATTGAGGATCAATTTATTGCTGCTATTAAAACTATTATTGAAAGTGATGGAGAACTAGCATATTTAGTAAACAATGCTGGAATTACAAAAGACAAACTAGCTCTTAAAATGAGTGTTGAAGATTTTACATCTGTAATTGATGCAAACTTAACATCAGCCTTCATTGGTTGTAGAGAGTTTTTAAAACAAAGAGGAAAAAAAGGTTTTGGTTCAGTTGTAAATATCTCTTCAATTGTTGGAGAGATGGGAAATCCTGGTCAAGCAAACTATAGTGCAAGTAAAGGTGGATTAAATGCAATGACTAAATCATTTGCAAAAGAGGCTGCAAGTAGAAATCTTAGATACAATGCAATAACTCCTGGATTTATTCAAACGGATATGACAGATTTATTAAAAGATGAAGTAAAAGCACAATATGAGAAAAATATTCCACTTTCAAGATTTGGGAATCCAAGTGAAATAGCTGATGCTGTGGCATTCTTGCTAAGTGATCACTCATCATATATTACTGGTGAAATACTAAAAGTTAATGGTGGATTATATGTTTAA
- the acpP gene encoding acyl carrier protein, with product MALLDDVKAVVVDQLDCDPAEVKEGSKFIEDLGADSLDVVELVMALEEKFDIEIPDEEAEKILTVGDAIAYIENNK from the coding sequence ATGGCATTATTAGATGATGTAAAAGCTGTTGTAGTTGATCAATTAGATTGCGATCCAGCTGAAGTTAAAGAAGGTTCGAAATTCATCGAAGATTTAGGAGCAGATTCTCTAGATGTAGTAGAGCTTGTAATGGCTTTAGAGGAAAAGTTTGATATCGAAATCCCTGATGAAGAAGCTGAAAAAATCTTAACTGTTGGTGATGCAATAGCATACATTGAAAACAATAAATAG
- a CDS encoding beta-ketoacyl-ACP synthase II, translating to MKRVVITGLGTINSTGHSVNESFEAVVNGVCGIDKITLFDTSDFSVQIAGEVKNFDPETVMDKKEVKKADRFIQLGIKAALEAMIDSGFVTSENKKVDENIAPRFGIISGSGIGGLSTIQKNSTICDTKGSRKISPFFIPSSLANMLSGFISIEHNLKGPSLGHVTACAASTHALNDAVKTIVLGGADRILVVGAESAVCGAGVGGFAAMKALSTRNDDPKKSSRPFDIDRDGFVMGEGAGALVVETLDSALARNAKIYCEIIGFGESGDANHITSPVIDGPLRAMKAAFEMAKNITGKYPKIDYINTHGTSTPVGDKNETAAIKELFGGKENCPPVSSTKGQIGHCLGAAGAIESIMAIKALNEGVIPPTINVENQDPECDLDVVPNIARRVELTTVMSNNFGFGGTNGSVIFKKFTK from the coding sequence ATGAAAAGAGTTGTTATTACAGGTTTAGGTACTATAAATTCTACTGGACATAGTGTGAACGAATCTTTTGAAGCCGTTGTAAATGGTGTTTGTGGGATTGATAAAATTACACTTTTTGATACAAGCGATTTTTCAGTGCAAATTGCAGGAGAGGTTAAAAATTTCGACCCTGAAACTGTAATGGATAAAAAAGAGGTTAAAAAAGCTGATAGATTTATTCAGTTGGGAATTAAAGCAGCATTAGAAGCGATGATTGATAGTGGATTTGTTACATCTGAAAATAAAAAAGTAGATGAGAATATAGCTCCTAGATTTGGAATTATTTCTGGGTCAGGAATTGGTGGTTTATCAACAATTCAAAAAAACTCAACTATTTGTGATACAAAAGGTTCAAGAAAAATATCTCCATTTTTTATACCATCATCTTTAGCAAATATGTTAAGTGGTTTTATCTCTATTGAACATAATTTAAAAGGTCCATCTTTAGGTCATGTAACTGCTTGTGCTGCTTCAACTCATGCTTTAAATGATGCTGTAAAAACAATTGTTTTAGGTGGTGCTGATAGAATTTTAGTTGTTGGGGCTGAAAGTGCTGTTTGTGGCGCTGGAGTTGGTGGGTTTGCTGCGATGAAAGCACTATCTACAAGAAATGACGATCCAAAAAAATCTTCAAGACCTTTTGATATAGACAGAGATGGTTTTGTAATGGGTGAAGGTGCTGGAGCTTTAGTTGTAGAAACTTTAGATAGTGCACTAGCTAGAAATGCAAAAATTTATTGTGAGATTATTGGATTTGGGGAAAGTGGTGATGCAAATCATATAACTTCACCTGTTATAGATGGTCCACTAAGAGCGATGAAAGCAGCTTTTGAGATGGCAAAAAACATAACTGGCAAATATCCAAAAATAGACTATATAAATACTCATGGAACTTCAACTCCTGTTGGAGACAAAAATGAAACAGCTGCAATAAAAGAGTTGTTTGGTGGAAAAGAGAACTGTCCTCCTGTATCATCTACAAAAGGTCAAATTGGTCACTGTTTAGGAGCAGCTGGTGCTATTGAATCTATTATGGCGATAAAAGCTCTAAATGAGGGAGTTATTCCTCCAACAATAAATGTTGAGAACCAAGACCCAGAGTGTGATTTAGATGTTGTTCCAAATATTGCTAGAAGAGTTGAACTTACAACTGTTATGAGTAATAATTTTGGTTTTGGTGGAACAAATGGTTCTGTAATTTTTAAAAAATTTACAAAATAA
- the accA gene encoding acetyl-CoA carboxylase carboxyl transferase subunit alpha has product MATYLEFEEKIKKIEDDIIIAKTRADEPAVEILNKKLDKEVEKTFKNLNDYQKLQLARHPDRPYALDYINALLSNAYEIHGDRHFVDDSAIVCYLGFIGEQQTLIIGEQKGRGTKEKLKRNFGMPSPEGYRKALRAAQMAEKFQIPILMLVDTPGAYPGLGAEERNQSEAIAKNLYEFANLTTPTVSVVIGEGGSGGALAISIADKLAMMRYSVYAVISPEGCSAILWNDPTKVETAAQALKITAENLKHQNLIDDIVNEPLIGAHRKKDEAVMALKEYFLDSIEELKQLTPKERQEKKYQKIMNLGSFSE; this is encoded by the coding sequence TTGGCTACTTACTTAGAATTTGAAGAAAAAATAAAAAAAATAGAAGATGATATAATAATCGCAAAAACAAGAGCAGATGAACCTGCTGTGGAAATATTGAATAAAAAACTAGATAAAGAAGTTGAAAAAACTTTTAAAAACCTAAATGATTATCAAAAACTTCAACTAGCACGACACCCAGACCGTCCTTATGCTCTTGATTATATTAATGCTCTTTTATCAAATGCCTATGAAATTCATGGTGATAGACATTTTGTAGATGATAGTGCCATTGTTTGTTATTTAGGTTTTATTGGAGAACAACAAACTTTAATAATTGGTGAACAAAAGGGTCGTGGAACAAAGGAAAAATTAAAAAGAAACTTTGGAATGCCTAGCCCTGAAGGTTATAGAAAAGCTTTAAGAGCAGCACAAATGGCAGAAAAATTTCAAATTCCAATTCTTATGTTAGTTGATACTCCAGGTGCATACCCAGGTCTTGGAGCTGAAGAAAGAAATCAAAGCGAAGCTATTGCAAAAAATCTTTATGAATTTGCAAACCTAACAACTCCAACTGTATCTGTTGTAATTGGAGAAGGTGGAAGTGGTGGTGCTCTAGCTATTTCTATTGCGGATAAATTAGCCATGATGAGATACTCTGTATATGCAGTTATTTCACCTGAAGGTTGTAGTGCTATTTTATGGAATGATCCAACAAAAGTTGAAACTGCAGCTCAAGCTTTAAAAATTACTGCTGAAAATCTTAAGCATCAAAATTTAATAGATGATATTGTAAATGAGCCTTTAATAGGTGCCCACAGAAAAAAAGATGAAGCAGTAATGGCACTAAAAGAGTATTTTTTAGACTCTATAGAGGAGCTTAAACAATTAACTCCTAAAGAGAGACAAGAGAAGAAATATCAAAAAATTATGAATTTAGGCTCTTTCTCTGAATAA
- a CDS encoding histidine triad nucleotide-binding protein: protein MCIFCKIINKEIPSNIVLEDENFLAFHDINPTRKIHVLVIPKAHYNSFEDTPSSIMNALSDFIKKVTKELKIDKSGYRMITNIGEDGGQEVAHLHFHIIGGEKVGRLVRDKNDLG, encoded by the coding sequence ATGTGTATTTTTTGCAAAATAATAAATAAAGAGATACCTAGTAATATTGTATTAGAAGATGAAAATTTTTTAGCCTTTCATGATATAAATCCTACAAGAAAAATACATGTATTAGTTATTCCAAAAGCTCACTATAACTCATTTGAAGATACACCATCGTCAATTATGAATGCTTTAAGTGATTTTATAAAAAAAGTTACAAAAGAGCTAAAAATTGATAAAAGTGGATATAGAATGATTACAAATATTGGAGAAGATGGTGGGCAGGAGGTTGCTCATCTTCATTTTCATATAATTGGTGGTGAAAAAGTTGGAAGATTGGTTCGTGATAAAAATGATTTAGGATAA